The following are encoded in a window of Maylandia zebra isolate NMK-2024a linkage group LG5, Mzebra_GT3a, whole genome shotgun sequence genomic DNA:
- the alas1 gene encoding 5-aminolevulinate synthase, non-specific, mitochondrial, whose amino-acid sequence MDVIVRRCPFLARMPQAFLQQSKKTLVTYAQRCPIMMELAAKPMAPSMARALCSSSSSYQKPENTVSAAPKKEVESKLPAGHPMPPPGQMKASKCPFLAAEMSQKNSGVVRQIGIEFQEDVQEVRTVKKEVPADQLKQPNLASTTEGETTLMKTLLKQRPKKVSHLLQDNLPARTARFQYDAFFEKKIEEKKNDHTYRVFKTVNRRATEFPMADDFTSSLQEKRDVSVWCSNDYLGMSRHPRVVQSIMDTLQKHGSGAGGTRNISGTSKFHVELEQELADLHKKDAALLFTSCFVANDSTLFTLAKMLPGCEIYSDAGNHASMIQGIRNSGAKKFIFRHNDVAHLRELLEKGDPTKPKIVAFETVHSMDGAVCPLEEMCDVAHEFGAITFVDEVHAVGLYGSRGGGIGDRDGVMDKMDIISGTLGKAFGCVGGYIASTTALVDTVRSYAAGFIFTTSLPPMLLAGARESIQILKGEEGRSLRLKHQRNVKLLRQMLMDSGLPVVHCPSHIIPVRVSNAEKNTEVCDIMMRRHNIYVQAINYPTVARGDELLRIAPTPHHTPEMMKYFVERLEQTWKEVGLELKPHSSAECTFCQQPLHFEVMSEREKSYFNGLSHLISACA is encoded by the exons ATGGATGTAATAGTGCGCCGCTGTCCTTTCTTGGCTCGCATGCCCCAGGCCTTTCTCCAGCAGTCCAAAAAGACGCTGGTGACGTATGCCCAGCGATGTCCCATCATGATGGAGCTGGCTGCAAAACCTATGGCCCCTTCAATGGCACGTGCCCTCtgttcctcctcatcctcctacCAGAAGCCTGAGAACACTGTGTCTGCCG CCCCCAAAAAGGAGGTGGAGTCCAAGCTGCCAGCTGGCCACCCTATGCCACCTCCGGGACAGATGAAGGCCTCCAAATGCCCTTTCCTGGCTGCTGAGATGAGCCAGAAGAACAGTGGCGTAGTCCGTCAGATTGGCATAGAGTTCCAAGAGGATGTACAGGAAGTCCGCACTGTGAAGAAag AAGTGCCTGCTGACCAACTAAAGCAGCCAAACCTGGCCAGCACTACTGAAGGAGAAACCACATTAATGAAAACCCTCCTGAAACAGCGACCTAAGAAAGTCAGCCACCTGCTTCAAGACAACTTACCAGCAAGAA CGGCCCGCTTCCAGTACGATGCGTTTTTTGAGAAGAAGATCGAAGAGAAGAAGAACGATCACACGTACCGCGTGTTTAAGACCGTGAATCGTCGGGCCACCGAGTTCCCGATGGCTGACGACTTCACAAGCTCTTTACAAGAAAAGCGTGACGTGTCGGTTTGGTGCAGCAACGACTACCTGGGCATGAGTCGACACCCTCGAGTCGTGCAGTCCATCAT GGATACTTTACAAAAACATGGTTCGGGGGCAGGAGGTACCAGGAATATCTCTGGGACCAGTAAATTCCATGTGGAGCTAGAACAAGAGCTGGCTGACCTTCACAAGAAGGATGCGGCGCTGCTGTTCACCTCCTGCTTTGTTGCCAATGACTCCACCCTCTTCACCCTTGCGAAGATGCTGCCTG GTTGTGAAATCTACTCTGACGCAGGTAACCACGCCTCAATGATTCAAGGTATCAGGAACAGCGGCGCTAAGAAATTCATTTTCCGCCACAATGATGTGGCCCATCTTCGAGAGCTCCTGGAGAAAGGAGATCCCACAAAACCAAAGATCGTGGCTTTTGAGACCGTCCATTCCATGGATG GTGCCGTGTGTCCGCTGGAGGAAATGTGCGACGTGGCCCACGAGTTTGGCGCCATCACCTTCGTGGACGAGGTTCACGCTGTGGGCCTCTACGGCTCCAGAGGGGGGGGCATCGGCGACAGGGATGGCGTCATGGACAAGATGGATATCATCTCGGGAACTCTAG GGAAGGCCTTTGGCTGTGTGGGTGGCTACATTGCGAGTACCACCGCCCTGGTGGACACAGTGCGTTCCTACGCCGCTGGTTTTATCTTCACCACCTCTCTGCCCCCGATGCTTCTAGCCGGAGCCAGGGAATCGATCCAGATCCTTAAAGGGGAAGAGGGGCGCTCGCTGAGACTTAAACACCAGCGCAACGTCAAGCTCCTCCGGCAGATGCTGATGGACTCTGGGTTGCCTGTTGTGCACTGCCCCAGCCACATCATCCCTGTCCGG GTTTCGAATGCTGAGAAAAACACGGAGGTGTGTGACATCATGATGCGTCGCCATAACATCTATGTGCAGGCCATCAACTATCCCACCGTTGCCAGGGGAGATGAGCTGCTGCGCATTGCCCCAACCCCTCACCACACCCCCGAGATGATGAAATACTTTGTTG AGAGGCTGGAGCAAACATGGAAGGAGGTGGGCCTGGAGCTGAAGCCCCACTCATCAGCAGAGTGCACCTTCTGCCAGCAGCCACTACACTTCGAGGTGATGAGCGAGCGAGAGAAGTCTTACTTCAATGGGCTCAGCCACCTCATCTCAGCCTGCGCATAA